The Lysobacter helvus nucleotide sequence TGTTCAGCAGCGCCGGCGGCAGCAGGCCCTGGTCGAGCAGGAAGTCGTTGAAGGCCTTGCGGTTGAAGTCGTCGCCGAGCGCCACCTCGGTTTCCGCGCGCATCTGCATGATGCGCGAGTAGCCGTAGAAGTAGCTGCCGGCCTGGCCGGGCGAGTTCACCGAGTAGCGATCGATTTCCTGCCGCGCCATCGCCTTCGAGAATCCGACCTGTTCGGTGAGCACCTTGAACGCGGTGTCGCGGTCGGTGAGGCCGAGGTTGATCATCGGATCGAGCATCGCGCGCGCGGCGCGCAGCAGGCGGAACTGCAGCGCGATCAGCTGCCCCTCCAACGGCTCGTACGGCACCATCTCGGCTTCGGCATACAGCGCCCAGCCTTCGACGTTCACCGAATTGAAGGCATACAGCGTGCGCGCCAGCGAGACGCCGCGCTCGATCATCGCGGTGAACTGCAACTCGTGACCGGGGCGGCCTTCGTGCGCGCTCAGCGTCCATGCGCCGGCGTGAAAGTTGAAGTCGTCGTACGGACCATCGGCGCCGGCGTTGGGATTGCCCAGCGGCAGGACGAACGTGCCCTGCTGCCCCGTGTTGCCCACCAGCGGCGCCGGCAGGAAATGCGGCGCGGGCTGCGCGGCGTTCTCGGCCTGCGAACCCAGGCGCATCTGCATCGGGCGGTTGGGCAGCGTCACCACGTCGTGCTGCGCGATCAGGCGGTCGAGTCCCGGCATCACGGTGTTGCGGTAATACGGCTCGACTTCGTTGTCCTTCAGCTGCGTGCGCTTGAGCGCGCGGATCACGCCGATGTAATCGGTGGCCGCGATGCCCTTTTCCTTCGCCACCAGCGGCGCGAGTTGCTGCATCGCGTTGCGGGTTTCCATGTACTCCAGCTGCGCGCGTTCGATCAGCACGCGCGGATCGATGTCGATGCCGTAGTTCTTCAGCGCCAGCGCATACAGCGCATCGGGCAGCTTGTAGTCGGTGCGCGCGGTGGGCAGCACGGCGGCCTTCGACCACGCGGCGTACTCGTCGAGTTGCTTGTCCAGCGCGGCGAGCGCCGAGGCGGCCTGCGCGTCCAGCTTGTACTTCACGAACAGGTCGCGGATGCCTGCGCGGTAGGTCTGCACGTTGTCGATCGACTGCTGCACTTCGATCTGCGTCGGCTGCACCAGGCCTTTCTCGCTGCGCTCGTCGTAGCGCTGGCGCGCGAGCGTCACGAGCGGCGTGGTACCCGGCGCGACGCCGACGTAACGCTGCAGGCGCAGCACGGCGCTCGCGCGGCGATCGGCCGGCGTCTGTTCCGACAGCAGCGACTGGATGCCCGAGAAGATCGTCTGGCCCGCGTCGAACCACGGACGCGTCATGCGCTGGTTGATCTCGCTGGCCTGAATCTGGTCGTCCGCGGCCTGCACGAGGATCGCGATGTCCTGCTTCACGTTCGGGTCGGTTTCGGTCGCGGCCTTCGCGAGCAGGTCGGCCTTCGCCTTCGCGGTGGCTTCGCGGAAGCGCTGCGGATAGCCCGGGCCAATGTCGGCCACCTTGTCGTCGTAGCCCGGGATGCCGAAGAACGACACCGTCTCCGGCTGGAACGGCGCCTGCGCGAGGATGAGGATGTTCGTGTATTCGTTGCTGCGCGCGACCCACGCCGGCGGGGCCTTGGCCGGGGCGGCGCTGGCGGGTTTCGCCTGTGCCTGCGCGAGGACGGGCGCCGGCAAGGCGAGAAACAGGGCAACGGCAACCGCCAGCGTGAGCGTCTTCATTCGGATCTCCCCTCGGGTGAGGCGCCACCCTAGCCGGCCGGCGTGATGACAATCCATGCCCCACAAGTCACGTGGCCGTGCGCCCGGGGTTGGCGCGTTTGCCTGCGGCATGCCCCAGCGAATCGCCCGGCGCCTGCGCAACCACGACTGGATCGGCGCGCTCATCGAGCTGGCGATCGTGGTGGCCGGCATCCTGATCGCGCTGCAGGTGAGCAACTGGAACCAGGACCGCAGCGACACCCGGCGCAAGCACGCTTACCTCTCGCGCATCGTCGCCGACCTGGACACCGACCTGCAGGTCAACGGCAACCGCGATCGCTTCCTCGCGCAGGTGCGCGCGTACGGCGAACAGGCGCTCGCGCATGCGGAGACCGGCGCATTGGTGGAAGGTTCGGCGTGGAAGACCGTGCTTGCCTATTTCCAGGCGGGCCAGTTCTACGCGTATTCGCGGGAAAGCAACACGTTCGCCGAAATGCGCGACGCCGGCGACCTGGGCCTCATCGCCGAACCGCGCGTGCGCAGCCAGCTCGCGTTCTATTACGAATCCAACACCAACCTGCTCGCGGACAGCATGATCATGAACCTCGTCCCGCAATACCGGCAGGACATCCGCAGCGTCACGCCGATCCCGGTGCAGGACTACATCTGGACGCATTGCTTCCAGCTGTTGCCGGGCAGCGCGCGCGACCAGCGCATGGTCGACTGCCCCGCGCCCATCGACGAGGCGCACGCACGCGCCATCCTGGCGAGCTACGCGCAATTCCCCGAACTCGCGCGCGAACTGCGCTTCTGGCTCTCGAGCCAGCGCATCTCGTCGCTGACGACGCCGGAAGACCGGCGCGATGCGACGCAGCTCAAGGCGCGGCTGGAAGCGGAGTTGCGCTGAGGCTACCCTGCGCACGGGCGCCGGTCGGGGGACCGCGCAGGGGATCACGATGATGCGACTCGTACGCGCGACGCGACTCTGGTGTGTGCTTGCCTGTGCGTTTGCCGCCGCGCCTTGCGCTGCGTGGACGCCGCCGGCGACGCCGCCGGGGGAAACCTGCGAATCACTGGACGCGTGCGTCGCGACGATGCGCGTGTTCGTGCGCGACAAGGACCCGGCCGAAGTGCAGCACTGGAATGCCGCCGGGGTGCTGGCCAAACGCGTCCTCACGTTCGCGGGCGCGCAAGCGCGATTGGTCGAGCTGCTGGCGGATCCCGACAAGCGCATGGCGGACCTGGCGTCGACGGCACTCGTCGCCGGACCCGCCGTCGACCCGCGCTTCCTGCCGCAACTCGTCGCGGCCCTCGACCGCGATCTCCGCAACCTGCCGATCGCGCTCGGCTCGATCCATACCGACGAAGCCGCGCGTCACCTCGTGCGCCACTACATGGCGAGCAATGCCTATCCGGGGGGCGCCGCCGCGGAAGGCGTGAAGCGCGAGGGCGCGCTCGCCGTCCCGCATCTGGTCGAAGCGACGCGCAACGCGCGATGCTGCGACCACGCCGACGCCGCGCGCCTGGCCGGACTGCTGCACGAGATGCAGGACAAGGCCGCGGGTGCAGCGCCCGGCCTGATGGCGATCGCGAACGATGCCGCGAGCTCCGACGCGTTGGCGGGCGACGCAGTCTCGGTGCTGTCGGCGCTGGGAGTCCACGCGAACGCGATGGCGCCCCAACTTGTCGCGTTGCGTGCACGACGTCCGGCCATCACGGACGCGATCGACTCGGCCCTGGTCGCGATCGGCGCGCCCAGCGGCGAGATCCTTTCCAGCCGGCTGGGCAAGGCCAACGCGGAGGAACGCGAATGGATCCTGCGCGACATCGCGCGCGCCGGTCCGGCGGCGCGCGGCGTCGGGCCGGATCTCGTGCGGATGCTCGCCGACGCCGATCCGGCCGTGCGCCTGCAGGCGGTGGATGCGATCGGCCGCATCGGTTACACGCAGGGCGTCGATGCACTGGTGCCGCTACTCGACGATCCGCGCGATGTGAAGTTGAACTGGACGGCCGCGGAGGCGCTCGGACGATTGCAGGCGCCGCAAGCGATCCCGGCGCTCGAACACACCGCGGCATCGCACTGGTATCCCGACGTTCGCGACGAGGCCCGGCGCGCCATCGACGCGATCCGGACAGGCACTGCGGTGGAACAGGACGAGTTCGCATGGACTGTCGACCAGCTCGGCGCCGACGCGGCCTGCGATGTCGTGGACGTGCGCGTGGCCGAACCGGGACGCCGCGACAAGCTGCGCAGCGAGCGCGACGACGCCGCGTTGAAGAAGCTCGCCTACGCATCGACCGTGGTGGGTTATGGCGCGGCGGAAGGCACCGCGCCGGTCGACGGCATCATCCACGTGACCGAGCAGAACATGGTGCGCAACGAAGAACACATCGAGCAGGTGCCGTCGGTCGGGCTACGTGTCGACGGTGGCTGGCTGGTCGGCGGCGATCGCGGCGAATGGGGTGGCGAGCTCGTCTTCTTCGGCGACGACGGCCTGCGACAGACGATCCGCGACGGCAACATCCAGGGCCTCGGACGCATCGGCGACCGCATCGTCGCGGCCGGCGGCATCGCGCACATGACGCTCAACGACGGCATGTTGCTCGACGTGCGTCGCGGGGACGATGGGCGATGGCAGGCCACGGCCTGGCGGGGGCTTCCGGGTGCGCCCCGGGACCTGTTGCGCGTGGATGACGACACGTCGCTCGTGCGCACGCAGAGCGGCGACATCCTCGTGGACGCGGACGGCACGCTGCGCCTGGCGCGTTGCAAGACTAAGCGCCGCTGACGGGCCTGCGCGCGTCCAGCGCCTCAGGCATCCCGCGGCAATACGGTCAGCACGCGCGCGATGAACAGGTGGTACTCGCGCAGGAAGTTGCGCAGGAATTCCTCGGTCGAGGCCTCCGTGACTTCACCGCTGTCCGTGATCAGGCCCGGCTTGAACTGGAGGTAGGCCTCCACGGTGTTCATCAGCGGCGAGTTGCAGAAGCACAGCACGCTGCGCAGGTGTTGTTGCGCCACCGCGGTGCCGATCGCGCCCGGCGAGGTGCCGATCAACGCCGTCGGCTTGCGCGCGAACGAGTTGGTGCCCCACGGGCGGCTCGCCCAATCGATGGCGTTCTTCAGCGCGCCCGGGATCGAGCGGTTGTATTCCGGCGTGACGAACAGGATCCCGTCGACCTCGGCGATCGCCTGCTTGAAGGCTTTCGCGACCGGCGGATAGTCCGCGTCGTAGTCGTAGCTGTAGAGCGGCAACTCGCGGATCGGGATTTCCTTGAGCACGAGTTTCGCGTCCGGGGCGAGCTTGGTCAGCGCCTGCGCGAGCAGACGGTTGATCGAGGCCTTCGCCAGGCTCCCCACCAGGACACCCACGGTGTACGTCGACATCATCCACCTCCTGCGGGCGCTTGCGGCGCCACGCGCCAGATCGTGTTCGAAAGATCGTCCGCCACGATGAGCGCACCGCGCGGATCGACGGTCACGCCGACCGGCCGGCCGCGCGTCATGCCATCCGTGCCGCGGAAGCCGGTGACGAAGTCGACCGGCGGGCCCGCGGGCCGTCCATCGCGGAACGGCACGAAGACGACCTTGTAGCCGACGGGGTTGTGCCGATTCCAGCTGCCGTGTTCACCGACGAACACGCCGTCGGCGAACCGCGCGCCCATGGACGGCATCGAGAACGCCACGCCGAGTGCCGCGACGTGCGAGCCGAGGCCGTAATCCGGACGGATCGCCGAGGCGACTTTTTCCGGATTACCGGGCTGCACGCGCGGGTCGACGTTCTGGCCCCAGTAACTGAAGGGCCAGCCGTAGAAGCCGCCTTCGCGCACCGACGTCAGGTAATCGGGCACGAGGTTCGGGCCGAGTTCGTCGCGTTCGTTCACCACGGCCCACAAGCGGCCCGTGCCCGGCTGGATCGCCAGTGCGGTGGGATTGCGCAGGCCGGTAGCGTAATTGCGGTGCGCGCCCGTCGTCGCATCCACTTCCCACACGCGCGCGCGATCGAGCTCGGCGTCCATGCCGCGCTCGGTGATGTTGCTGTTGGAGCCGATGCCGACGTACAGCAAGCGCCCATCCGCGCTGGCGGCGAGCGACTTGGTCCAGTGGTGGTTGATCGCCGACGGCAACTCGGTGACCTGCACGGGCTTGCCGCTCGCGTGCGTTTGCCCGTCGCGGTAGTCGAACTTCAGCAACGCATCCTGGTCGGCGACATACAAGCGTCCCTCGACCAGCGCCAGGCCGTACGGTGCGTTGAGGTGATCGGCGAAGACGGTCTTCAGTTCGTACTTGCCGTCGCTGTCCGCGTCGCGCAGCAGCGTGAGGCGGTTGCCGCCTTTTACGGGGCTGGTGCCTTTCGCCTTGATGCGCCCGGCGACGAAATCCTTCGGGCGCAACTTCGGTTCGTCGGCACCGCCGCGGCCTTCGGCAACGAGGATGTCGCCGTTGGGCAGGATCAGGGTTTGCCGCGGGATCGCGAGATCGATGGCGATGGCGGTGATCGTGTATCCGGCTGGGACCGCGGGACGCGCGTTGCCCCAGGCCGCGGGACTCGCGATCGCCATGTCGGGCAACAGGCCACTTTGCTGTTCCGGGAGCTTCGGGTTGGCGCCGACCTGCGGCACGTCGGGATCGGTGCCGCCGCACGCACCCAGCAGCGTTGCGGAAACGAGAATGGCGAGAGGCTTCATGCGGTTCATGGCGTGCTCCTCCAGCGATAGCTGGTGAAGCCGAGCCACGTCGCGATGCAGGCCAGCACGAACACCACGATGGACAACACGAATCCCGTCGGCATCGTGGCAAACGCATCGCGCGAGTGCACGAAGGCGTCGATCAAGCCGAGCACCCACAGCACCAGCACGACGAGCAAGGCGATGGGACGAAGCCCGCGACGCCGGTCGGCGCGCAGGAATTTCGCCACCTCGCACAGCAGCGCGAAGCCCGCGAACACGAGGCCCCCGGCGATCAGCCAGATGGCGAAGTTGACCCACTGCACCTGGTAGCTCGTGGTGTAGGCGTAGTCGCTCAGCACCGCGCCCAGGAACAGCGGCACCATCGCGGACAGGAAGAAGGCGTGCGCCGGGTGCAGGGGCGCGGCGTGCGTCGGCTCGGCCGTTGCGGTGACCATGACAGGATTCCTTCGAAACGCGAGGTCGCTTCGCGCTGCCACACCTTCGGAGCGACGGCGTGTACGAGGTGTGTTGGCACGCGCATCCCAACGGATGAGCTGACGGCGCGGCGCGCAGGCCAGCGGACGATCAGCGGACGCACGATCCTTACCTTCGCGGCTCCTTCCGGAACCTGGAGTCCGCCATGGCGATCTTCGAATCCATCACGTCCTTCTTCACCGACGACGATGCGGCGACGACCGTCGCCCTCTTCAACCATTCACGACCGCACGCGCGCACGCCGGTGTTCGTGTGCCTGCCGGCGATGGGTGTCGCCGCAAGCTTCTACACGCCGTTCGCCGAAGCGCTTGCAAAGGCGACCGCGGGCGTGGCGGTGCTCGCCGACCTGCGCGGACAAGGCAGCAGTCCGGCGCTTGCACGGCGCGGTGCACAGTTCGGATACCACGAGATCGTGGCGCAGGACATTCCGGCGTTGCTCGATGCGATCGCCGCGCAGTTTCCCGGGAGGCCGCTGTACCTCGTCGGCCATAGCCTCGGTGGCCAGCTCGGCAGTCTTGCGGCCGTGCACGCAGCGCGCCGGTTGTCGGGCTTGATCCTGGTGGCGAGCGGCACCGCGCACTATCGCGCGTGGCCACAAGCGCTGCGGTGGCGCGCGCGCATGACGGTGCAGGCCGTGCGGTTCGTGTCCGCGTTGTTGCCGTGGTATCCGGGCCGATTGCTGGGCTTCGGCGGCGACCAGCCGCGTCGCTTCATGGCCGACTGGCGTCACAACGCCAGCACCGGCCGGTATCGCATCGCCGGCAGTAGAATCGATTACGAGGAGGCGCTGCATGACGTCGCGTTGCCCGTGCTGTCGGTCGAACTGCGCGACGATCCCGTGGCGCCGACGGGCGCGACGCGCGAACTGCTCGCGAAGCTTGCGTCCGCTACGATCACGCGGCGCCGGATCGACGGCGTCACCACCGACGCACCGTGGCGCCGCCACTTCTCGTGGGCCCGGCATCCGGATGCGGTGGTCGCCGAGATCGTCGCCTGGACGTGCGCACGATCGCGCCGGGTCGCCAACGCGTGTGTCGAGCGGGACGCGGCATGAGCGTTGAGGCCGCGGCGCATTCCGCGCTTCGCGTGCTCGGCCCGGTGCGGCTGGAGCACGCAGCGGGTGCGTTCGAGCCCGGCGCGCGCCGCGAGCAGGCGGTCCTCGCGCTGCTCGCTGCCGAAGCGCGTCCGATGAGTCGTACGCGCCTTGCGGCCATGCTGTGGCCGGACGCAGATGACGTCGACGCGCGCGGGCGACTGCGGCGGTTGTTGCATGCGTTGTCGCGCCACGTGAGGCACGACGCGTTGGTGGTCGATCGGCAGACCGTTGCGCTTGCAGGCGACGTGAGTGCCGACACCGATCTGTCGGCGCTGCGTCGCGCGCTGGCAGATGGCCTGTATCGCACGAACGAGGACACGGGCGAGGCGCGGCTAGCAGCCCTCGAGGAATCGGCGCGACTGGCCGCTGCGGAGTTCGCGGAAGGCCTGGTGCTCGACGAATGCGACGAACTGTCGGCATGGCTCGACCGGCAACGCGAATCGCTGCGCCAGGCGCGCGCGCAGGCGCTCTCGCAACTCGCCACGCGGCTCGAAGGCGCGGGACAGCACGCGCGCGCGCTCCACCATGCGCAGGACCTGGTCGCGATCGATGCGTTGAACGAAATCGCGCAACGCCAGGTCATCCGGTTGCTGGCCGCCGTCGGACCGCCGCACGCAGCCTTGCAACAGGTCGCGCGCTTGCGGCAGGTGCTGCACGACGAGCTCGGCGTCGAACCGGAAACCGAGACGCAGCAGCTCGCCGACGAAATCCACGCGCGCGAAGCCGGCGCGACGCCGCGCGCAGAGACGCCAACGCCCGTCGCGGTGCGCTACACGCGCAGCGGCGATGTGCACCTCGCCTACCAGGTGGTCGGCGATGGGCCGCTCGATGTGCTGCTCGTGAGCGGCTTCGTTTCGAACCTGGAGCAAGCGTGGGAGCCCGGCGGGCCGGCGGACTTCCTGCACGCAATCGCGCGGGACTTCCGGCTCATCCTGTACGACCGGCGTGGGGTCGGGCTTTCGGATCGCACCGTCGATCCCGCCGACACGTCGGTGAGCAGCGCGGATTCGCTGGCGATCCTCGACGCGGCGGGCAGTCGCCGTGCACTCGTGTTCGGCGTGTCTGAAGGCGGGCCGATCGCGATCCGCCTGGCCGTCGAGCATCCGGAACGCGTGGCGGGCCTGGCGTTGTGGGGCACGCTCGCGCGCGGCACGTCCACGCACGATTACCCGTGGGCGCTGACGGCCGCGCAATACGACCGTTGGCTCGATGCGCTCGTCGCGCAATGGGGACGGCCGGTGGCGCTCGACACCTTCGCGCCGGACGACGCCAACGATCCGGTGCTGCAACGCTGGTGGGCGCGGATGCTGCGCCTGGGATCCAGTCCGCGCTGCATGCAGGCCGTGCTGCGCACGCTCGCGCTGAGCGATGTGCGCGCGTTGCTGCCGCAAGTGCGCGTGCCCACGCTGGTCATGCATCGCACGGGCGACCGCGCGGTGCGCGTCGGCGCCGGCCGCCAACTCGCAACCGCCATTCCCGGCGCACAGTGGCGCGAATGGCCCGGCACCGCGCATTGGTGGTGGCTGGGCGAGACGGCGCCGATCCTCGAGGCGATCGCGGAGTTCGCGAGAAGATTGTCGAACCACGTCGCGCGCTAGGGGAAGCGATTCTCCTCCCCTGCGCCGTTGGATCAGGCCATCAATTTCGGCAGCACGAACGCGAAGGCCGCGCCCGTGGCGACCGCGACGAGCGCGAACCACCACAGCACCGCACTGACCGCGCGCAGGCGACGGCACGCCGCCGCGGCCGCCGGATCGGCGGGACACGGCAACGATCGCGCGCGCCACGTCATCGCACCGGACAGGGCGAGCATCACCGTTGCGGTGCCGAACACGAGCGCCTTGTGCTCCGACAACCAGATGAGTTGCGGCACCGCGGTGACAAGCCCCGCCAGCGCCGCACCCGCGCCCAGCGCCACCATGACGGCGGGCAGCACGCAGCACACGAGCGTGCCGGTGCTGGCGAGCAACGCCAGCGCGGCGACACCGACGTTGCGCTTGAGCGGTGCGTTCGCGACGACGTCACTCATGCGTGCCCATGCCCGGCATGTCCTGCATGGCGCCGTCGTGGTGGTGCTTCGCCGGATCGGCCTTCGGCTGCGCCTTCTCGTTCGACACGCGCGCGCGGATCGCCGAGATCGGTTCGTCGGTGCGGCGGATCGTGACGAGCTTGTAGCCGGCATCGGTGATCGCCTTCTTCAACGCGGCGTCGTCGATGTCCTGCCCGCCCTTGAGTTCGACGGCGACGATGCGGTGCTCGAGGCTGACGA carries:
- a CDS encoding alpha/beta hydrolase; amino-acid sequence: MSVEAAAHSALRVLGPVRLEHAAGAFEPGARREQAVLALLAAEARPMSRTRLAAMLWPDADDVDARGRLRRLLHALSRHVRHDALVVDRQTVALAGDVSADTDLSALRRALADGLYRTNEDTGEARLAALEESARLAAAEFAEGLVLDECDELSAWLDRQRESLRQARAQALSQLATRLEGAGQHARALHHAQDLVAIDALNEIAQRQVIRLLAAVGPPHAALQQVARLRQVLHDELGVEPETETQQLADEIHAREAGATPRAETPTPVAVRYTRSGDVHLAYQVVGDGPLDVLLVSGFVSNLEQAWEPGGPADFLHAIARDFRLILYDRRGVGLSDRTVDPADTSVSSADSLAILDAAGSRRALVFGVSEGGPIAIRLAVEHPERVAGLALWGTLARGTSTHDYPWALTAAQYDRWLDALVAQWGRPVALDTFAPDDANDPVLQRWWARMLRLGSSPRCMQAVLRTLALSDVRALLPQVRVPTLVMHRTGDRAVRVGAGRQLATAIPGAQWREWPGTAHWWWLGETAPILEAIAEFARRLSNHVAR
- a CDS encoding HEAT repeat domain-containing protein, yielding MRDKDPAEVQHWNAAGVLAKRVLTFAGAQARLVELLADPDKRMADLASTALVAGPAVDPRFLPQLVAALDRDLRNLPIALGSIHTDEAARHLVRHYMASNAYPGGAAAEGVKREGALAVPHLVEATRNARCCDHADAARLAGLLHEMQDKAAGAAPGLMAIANDAASSDALAGDAVSVLSALGVHANAMAPQLVALRARRPAITDAIDSALVAIGAPSGEILSSRLGKANAEEREWILRDIARAGPAARGVGPDLVRMLADADPAVRLQAVDAIGRIGYTQGVDALVPLLDDPRDVKLNWTAAEALGRLQAPQAIPALEHTAASHWYPDVRDEARRAIDAIRTGTAVEQDEFAWTVDQLGADAACDVVDVRVAEPGRRDKLRSERDDAALKKLAYASTVVGYGAAEGTAPVDGIIHVTEQNMVRNEEHIEQVPSVGLRVDGGWLVGGDRGEWGGELVFFGDDGLRQTIRDGNIQGLGRIGDRIVAAGGIAHMTLNDGMLLDVRRGDDGRWQATAWRGLPGAPRDLLRVDDDTSLVRTQSGDILVDADGTLRLARCKTKRR
- a CDS encoding DUF885 domain-containing protein; this translates as MKTLTLAVAVALFLALPAPVLAQAQAKPASAAPAKAPPAWVARSNEYTNILILAQAPFQPETVSFFGIPGYDDKVADIGPGYPQRFREATAKAKADLLAKAATETDPNVKQDIAILVQAADDQIQASEINQRMTRPWFDAGQTIFSGIQSLLSEQTPADRRASAVLRLQRYVGVAPGTTPLVTLARQRYDERSEKGLVQPTQIEVQQSIDNVQTYRAGIRDLFVKYKLDAQAASALAALDKQLDEYAAWSKAAVLPTARTDYKLPDALYALALKNYGIDIDPRVLIERAQLEYMETRNAMQQLAPLVAKEKGIAATDYIGVIRALKRTQLKDNEVEPYYRNTVMPGLDRLIAQHDVVTLPNRPMQMRLGSQAENAAQPAPHFLPAPLVGNTGQQGTFVLPLGNPNAGADGPYDDFNFHAGAWTLSAHEGRPGHELQFTAMIERGVSLARTLYAFNSVNVEGWALYAEAEMVPYEPLEGQLIALQFRLLRAARAMLDPMINLGLTDRDTAFKVLTEQVGFSKAMARQEIDRYSVNSPGQAGSYFYGYSRIMQMRAETEVALGDDFNRKAFNDFLLDQGLLPPALLNKAVRETFVKQQRAKR
- a CDS encoding PQQ-dependent sugar dehydrogenase, producing the protein MNRMKPLAILVSATLLGACGGTDPDVPQVGANPKLPEQQSGLLPDMAIASPAAWGNARPAVPAGYTITAIAIDLAIPRQTLILPNGDILVAEGRGGADEPKLRPKDFVAGRIKAKGTSPVKGGNRLTLLRDADSDGKYELKTVFADHLNAPYGLALVEGRLYVADQDALLKFDYRDGQTHASGKPVQVTELPSAINHHWTKSLAASADGRLLYVGIGSNSNITERGMDAELDRARVWEVDATTGAHRNYATGLRNPTALAIQPGTGRLWAVVNERDELGPNLVPDYLTSVREGGFYGWPFSYWGQNVDPRVQPGNPEKVASAIRPDYGLGSHVAALGVAFSMPSMGARFADGVFVGEHGSWNRHNPVGYKVVFVPFRDGRPAGPPVDFVTGFRGTDGMTRGRPVGVTVDPRGALIVADDLSNTIWRVAPQAPAGGG
- a CDS encoding DUF2231 domain-containing protein encodes the protein MVTATAEPTHAAPLHPAHAFFLSAMVPLFLGAVLSDYAYTTSYQVQWVNFAIWLIAGGLVFAGFALLCEVAKFLRADRRRGLRPIALLVVLVLWVLGLIDAFVHSRDAFATMPTGFVLSIVVFVLACIATWLGFTSYRWRSTP
- a CDS encoding NADPH-dependent FMN reductase, which produces MSTYTVGVLVGSLAKASINRLLAQALTKLAPDAKLVLKEIPIRELPLYSYDYDADYPPVAKAFKQAIAEVDGILFVTPEYNRSIPGALKNAIDWASRPWGTNSFARKPTALIGTSPGAIGTAVAQQHLRSVLCFCNSPLMNTVEAYLQFKPGLITDSGEVTEASTEEFLRNFLREYHLFIARVLTVLPRDA
- a CDS encoding alpha/beta hydrolase family protein, producing the protein MAIFESITSFFTDDDAATTVALFNHSRPHARTPVFVCLPAMGVAASFYTPFAEALAKATAGVAVLADLRGQGSSPALARRGAQFGYHEIVAQDIPALLDAIAAQFPGRPLYLVGHSLGGQLGSLAAVHAARRLSGLILVASGTAHYRAWPQALRWRARMTVQAVRFVSALLPWYPGRLLGFGGDQPRRFMADWRHNASTGRYRIAGSRIDYEEALHDVALPVLSVELRDDPVAPTGATRELLAKLASATITRRRIDGVTTDAPWRRHFSWARHPDAVVAEIVAWTCARSRRVANACVERDAA
- a CDS encoding heavy-metal-associated domain-containing protein; this encodes MKIFKALFFAALIGIAPGVFAKTIEMDVNGLVCAFCAQGIEKTLKEFPATSHVFVSLEHRIVAVELKGGQDIDDAALKKAITDAGYKLVTIRRTDEPISAIRARVSNEKAQPKADPAKHHHDGAMQDMPGMGTHE